The proteins below come from a single Sorghum bicolor cultivar BTx623 chromosome 4, Sorghum_bicolor_NCBIv3, whole genome shotgun sequence genomic window:
- the LOC110434546 gene encoding uncharacterized protein LOC110434546, with protein MKEGGEKKNILSKTLQRCRTSLLAQRRRPERASSSPSLGVPVPAAGYFTVLVGPEKERFGVRARCANHPLFRALLDAAEAEYGFAGCDGPLELPCAVDDFMEVMWEMEQADPSASPAGCGRFAAGSSIRAHHHHLHHQAAGGYQMVSPARFLVAGR; from the coding sequence atgaaggAAGGAGGCGAGAAGAAGAACATCCTGTCCAAGACGCTCCAGAGGTGCCGGACCTCGCTGCTGGCGCAACGGAGGCGGCCCGAGAgggcgtcgtcgtcgccgtcccTGGGTGTGCCGGTGCCGGCCGCCGGGTACTTCACCGTCCTGGTGGGTCCGGAGAAGGAGCGGTTCGGGGTGCGCGCGCGCTGCGCCAACCACCCGCTCTTCCGGGCGCTGCTGGACGCGGCCGAGGCCGAGTACGGCTTCGCCGGCTGCGACGGCCCGCTCGAGCTGCCCTGCGCCGTCGACGACTTCATGGAGGTCATGTGGGAGATGGAGCAGGCCGACCCCAGCGCGTCGCCTGCTGGCTGTGGACGCTTCGCCGCCGGCAGCAGTATTAGagcccaccaccaccatctgCACCACCAGGCCGCCGGCGGCTACCAGATGGTGAGCCCGGCGAGGTTCCTCGTCGCCGGCCGGTGA
- the LOC110435111 gene encoding sm-like protein LSM2: MLFFSYFKELVGKEVTVELKNDLAIRGTLHSVDQYLNIKLENTRVVDQDKYPHMLSVRNCFIRGSVVRYVMLPQDGVDIDILHDATRREARGG, encoded by the exons ATG TTGTTCTTCTCCTACTTCAAGGAGCTCGTGGGGAAGGAGGTCACAGTGGAGCTCAAGAATGACCTGGCAATACGTGGGACGCTCCACTCTGTTGACCAATACCTCAACATCAAGCTTGAGAACACCCGTGTTGTCGATCAGGACAAGTATCCCCACATG CTATCAGTGAGGAACTGCTTCATCAGAGGCTCGGTGGTGCGGTACGTGATGCTCCCACAGGACGGTGTGGATATCGACATCCTCCATGACGCCACCAGGAGGGAGGCGCGCGGAGGCTGA
- the LOC8056090 gene encoding uncharacterized protein LOC8056090 isoform X1: MPPPSSAERLAAHWVADALAADEAIDFSVIKTLVDLSPEYLIGAPDSVRERVALRGLEKHGTFADAAEGAAAVAPPPSKIFRVDAVRSCEDLLVELTEQVGSSGIRDIIMPFRQDIQNFICIKKPTLPESSLELLREVDPEIQSMAASSSVEQNGIKKHDNHQSLCNVHHLNSNIDTPRPTIASTELQPGNLTNLVNNLEKGNFKQCPVESTVDLDKPLETDRRFYNQAREYAINAATVGTRASEKDPSNVNSNMSGSSTSCNTTLQGNIAEPLSKKSMVDETTVVQAQPCKGKSPNPPDYNNVIKRPNDDSISYQSLKDPRYESKTLQATMTPSFDKSNDVLPINTSEASDFPEPIGTEDTTMVQQLNSCKTHLNHLQHDSGLKVNQDLDGTASIQPVEKYSIHEESILRATSVIPSVSCNGAMQEDKSKSNFASGNTTEHPAIFEKQKCDKSQLQVSCADKSKHALHDDATMLGKNKDVCGGLNVQGAPESHSRNLTLHDKISEAHCLSDQNIGKSTNDIQKRSCNISISISCQDRYRKTAKQDSNKQTIGKTVAETSHAHSSDDSISGFAAACLLSMSGEIPLCSQDQEANDSHRVSPEQDLCIKCGKGGHLLQCSSCLLSAHDSCFGSSLTFEDPRQLHCPVCIYAKATEEYKKTKKTYIEARKSLAAFLGAEQLLKQHEQQTRPLPRAVYSEGQLNGHSNSSEKQTSVSETTIDDLAHQGEESNRQRKKQKIDVTSDVCNEVVIEKASSVGNSDVAPMNASVLQNKSNQLQDAEQDHAENTEAHEGSSSQNRCSPAANPEIETDKEDGPTHSHHQSKDTDEIEFTSSSDSGKPLSPPWRTTKHHRARLQEREATVSSNSTKAFGQKDQHEPLPSRKRKYAYPPKRYSNATGRRSRLCWTVKEEAALREAMKIFTPRDNEPIPWIQILEHGRDVFDETRLPSDLRVKWRNMKNRGDV; the protein is encoded by the exons ATGCCGCCCCCCTCCTCCGCGGAACGCCTCGCCGCCCACTGGGTCGCTGATGCCCTCGCTGCCGATGAGGCCATCGATTTCTCCGTAATAAAGA CGCTGGTGGATCTCTCGCCTGAGTACCTCATCGGCGCCCCAGATTCCGTGCGGGAGCGGGTGGCGCTCCGGGGCCTCGAGAAGCATGGAACCTTCGCCGACGCCGCCGAAGGTGCTGCTGCAGTGGCGCCACCTCCGTCGAAGATTTTTAGGGTTGACGCCGTCCGCTCTTGCGAGGACTTGCTGGTTGAGCTCACCGAGCAG GTTGGAAGCTCTGGAATTCGGGATATAATTATGCCTTTTAGACAAGATATTCAAAACTTTATTTGTATCAAGAAACCTACACTACCAGAGTCTTCTTTGGAATTG CTTAGAGAAGTGGACCCAGAGATCCAATCTATGGCTGCATCATCATCAGTGGAGCAGAATGGTATCAAGAAACACGACAATCATCAGTCCTTATGCAATGTCCACCATCTTAACTCCAATATTGATACACCTAGGCCCACTATTGCCAGTACTGAGCTTCAGCCTGGGAATTTAACAAATTTAGTCAACAACCTTGAAAAAGGTAATTTCAAGCAGTGTCCAGTCGAATCAACTGTTGATCTTGATAAGCCACTTGAAACAGACAGAAGGTTCTACAATCAAGCACGGGAATATGCTATAAATGCTGCTACTGTTGGCACAAGGGCTTCAGAAAAGGATCCTTCTAATGTGAACAGTAACATGTCAGGTTCTTCTACTAGCTGCAATACGACTTTGCAGGGAAACATTGCAGAACCCTTATCAAAGAAGAGTATGGTAGATGAAACCACTGTGGTTCAAGCACAACCTTGTAAAGGAAAATCACCAAATCCACCAGATTATAATAATGTGATAAAGAGACCAAATGATGATAGCATCAGTTATCAATCATTGAAGGATCCCAGATATGAAAGCAAAACCTTGCAGGCTACGATGACTCCATCTTTTGACAAAAGCAATGATGTTTTACCAATCAATACATCTGAAGCAAGCGATTTTCCTGAGCCTATTGGTACAGAGGATACAACAATGGTTCAACAGCTGAATAGCTGCAAAACTCACCTCAATCATTTGCAGCATGACAGTGGTCTGAAGGTAAACCAAGATCTAGATGGCACTGCCAGCATTCAGCCTGTTGAAAAGTATTCCATTCATGAGGAATCAATTCTGCGAGCTACTAGCGTTATACCCTCTGTAAGCTGCAATGGTGCTATGCAAGAAGACAAATCTAAAAGCAATTTTGCATCAGGCAATACTACTGAGCATCCTGCAATTTTTGAAAAGCAGAAATGTGACAAGTCTCAACTGCAAGTTAGTTGTGCTGACAAAAGCAAACACGCTCTGCACGATGATGCCACCATGTTGGGAAAGAACAAGGACGTCTGTGGTGGTCTGAATGTGCAGGGTGCTCCAGAGTCTCATAGCCGCAATCTAACCTTGCATGATAAGATTTCAGAAGCCCACTGTTTATCTGATCAGAACATTGGAAAGAGCACAAATGACATCCAGAAACGTAGTTGCAATATATctatttcaatctcttgtcaggATAGATACAGAAAAACAGCAAAACAAGATTCAAACAAGCAAACCATTGGGAAAACTGTGGCAGAAACATCACATGCCCATTCCTCAGATGATAGTATCAGTGGATTTGCTGCTGCTTGTCTGCTGTCAATGAGTGGTGAAATTCCACTATGCAGCCAGGATCAAGAAGCCAATGATTCCCACAGGGTCTCACCAGAACAAGATTTATGCATAAAATGTGGAAAAGGTGGCCACCTGCTTCAATGTAGCAGCTGCTTGTTATCTGCTCATGACAGCTGTTTTGGTTCATCATTGACATTTGAAGACCCTAGACAGTTACATTGCCCAGTATGCATCTATGCTAAAGCCACTGAAGAAtacaaaaaaacaaagaaaacatatattgaagCTAGGAAGAGCCTAGCTGCTTTCCTTGGTGCAGAGCAATTGCTCAAGCAACATGAGCAGCAAACTAGACCGCTTCCAAGAGCCGTCTACAGCGAGGGCCAATTGAATGGACATAGTAACTCATCAGAAAAGCAAACTAGCGTCAGTGAAACCACAATTGATGACCTTGCTCATCAGGGTGAAGAGTCTAATCGGCAGCGGAAGAAACAGAAAATAGATGTTACAAGTGATGTTTGTAATGAGGTAGTCATTGAAAAGGCATCTTCTGTTGGGAATTCTGATGTGGCACCCATGAATGCTTCTGTACTCCAGAACAAAAGCAATCAACTTCAGGATGCTGAACAAGACCATGCGGAAAACACAGAGGCTCATGAGGGAAGTTCATCCCAGAACAGATGCAGTCCTGCTGCAAATCCAGAAATTGAGACTGACAAAGAGGATGGCCCCACACATTCTCATCACCAGTCTAAAGACACTGATGAAATAGAATTTACATCTTCAAGTGACTCTGGCAAGCCATTATCACCCCCTTGGCGTACTACTAAGCATCACAGAGCAAGACTACAAGAGAGGGAAGCAACAGTATCAAGTAATTCTACAAAAGCGTTTGGGCAGAAGGATCAACACGAGCCTTTACCATCAAGGAAACGGAAATATGCATACCCACCCAAGCGTTA TTCCAATGCAACTGGAAGGCGATCCAGGCTTTGTTGGACAGTCAAGGAAGAAGCAGCTCTAAGG GAAGCAATGAAAATATTCACCCCAAGGGACAACGAGCCTATTCCGTGGATTCAGATACTGGAACACGGCAGAGACGTATTTGACGAGACACGCCTCCCAAGTGATCTGAGGGTCAAGTGGAGGAACATGAAAAATAGAGGAGACGTGTGA
- the LOC8056090 gene encoding uncharacterized protein LOC8056090 isoform X2, translated as MPFRQDIQNFICIKKPTLPESSLELLREVDPEIQSMAASSSVEQNGIKKHDNHQSLCNVHHLNSNIDTPRPTIASTELQPGNLTNLVNNLEKGNFKQCPVESTVDLDKPLETDRRFYNQAREYAINAATVGTRASEKDPSNVNSNMSGSSTSCNTTLQGNIAEPLSKKSMVDETTVVQAQPCKGKSPNPPDYNNVIKRPNDDSISYQSLKDPRYESKTLQATMTPSFDKSNDVLPINTSEASDFPEPIGTEDTTMVQQLNSCKTHLNHLQHDSGLKVNQDLDGTASIQPVEKYSIHEESILRATSVIPSVSCNGAMQEDKSKSNFASGNTTEHPAIFEKQKCDKSQLQVSCADKSKHALHDDATMLGKNKDVCGGLNVQGAPESHSRNLTLHDKISEAHCLSDQNIGKSTNDIQKRSCNISISISCQDRYRKTAKQDSNKQTIGKTVAETSHAHSSDDSISGFAAACLLSMSGEIPLCSQDQEANDSHRVSPEQDLCIKCGKGGHLLQCSSCLLSAHDSCFGSSLTFEDPRQLHCPVCIYAKATEEYKKTKKTYIEARKSLAAFLGAEQLLKQHEQQTRPLPRAVYSEGQLNGHSNSSEKQTSVSETTIDDLAHQGEESNRQRKKQKIDVTSDVCNEVVIEKASSVGNSDVAPMNASVLQNKSNQLQDAEQDHAENTEAHEGSSSQNRCSPAANPEIETDKEDGPTHSHHQSKDTDEIEFTSSSDSGKPLSPPWRTTKHHRARLQEREATVSSNSTKAFGQKDQHEPLPSRKRKYAYPPKRYSNATGRRSRLCWTVKEEAALREAMKIFTPRDNEPIPWIQILEHGRDVFDETRLPSDLRVKWRNMKNRGDV; from the exons ATGCCTTTTAGACAAGATATTCAAAACTTTATTTGTATCAAGAAACCTACACTACCAGAGTCTTCTTTGGAATTG CTTAGAGAAGTGGACCCAGAGATCCAATCTATGGCTGCATCATCATCAGTGGAGCAGAATGGTATCAAGAAACACGACAATCATCAGTCCTTATGCAATGTCCACCATCTTAACTCCAATATTGATACACCTAGGCCCACTATTGCCAGTACTGAGCTTCAGCCTGGGAATTTAACAAATTTAGTCAACAACCTTGAAAAAGGTAATTTCAAGCAGTGTCCAGTCGAATCAACTGTTGATCTTGATAAGCCACTTGAAACAGACAGAAGGTTCTACAATCAAGCACGGGAATATGCTATAAATGCTGCTACTGTTGGCACAAGGGCTTCAGAAAAGGATCCTTCTAATGTGAACAGTAACATGTCAGGTTCTTCTACTAGCTGCAATACGACTTTGCAGGGAAACATTGCAGAACCCTTATCAAAGAAGAGTATGGTAGATGAAACCACTGTGGTTCAAGCACAACCTTGTAAAGGAAAATCACCAAATCCACCAGATTATAATAATGTGATAAAGAGACCAAATGATGATAGCATCAGTTATCAATCATTGAAGGATCCCAGATATGAAAGCAAAACCTTGCAGGCTACGATGACTCCATCTTTTGACAAAAGCAATGATGTTTTACCAATCAATACATCTGAAGCAAGCGATTTTCCTGAGCCTATTGGTACAGAGGATACAACAATGGTTCAACAGCTGAATAGCTGCAAAACTCACCTCAATCATTTGCAGCATGACAGTGGTCTGAAGGTAAACCAAGATCTAGATGGCACTGCCAGCATTCAGCCTGTTGAAAAGTATTCCATTCATGAGGAATCAATTCTGCGAGCTACTAGCGTTATACCCTCTGTAAGCTGCAATGGTGCTATGCAAGAAGACAAATCTAAAAGCAATTTTGCATCAGGCAATACTACTGAGCATCCTGCAATTTTTGAAAAGCAGAAATGTGACAAGTCTCAACTGCAAGTTAGTTGTGCTGACAAAAGCAAACACGCTCTGCACGATGATGCCACCATGTTGGGAAAGAACAAGGACGTCTGTGGTGGTCTGAATGTGCAGGGTGCTCCAGAGTCTCATAGCCGCAATCTAACCTTGCATGATAAGATTTCAGAAGCCCACTGTTTATCTGATCAGAACATTGGAAAGAGCACAAATGACATCCAGAAACGTAGTTGCAATATATctatttcaatctcttgtcaggATAGATACAGAAAAACAGCAAAACAAGATTCAAACAAGCAAACCATTGGGAAAACTGTGGCAGAAACATCACATGCCCATTCCTCAGATGATAGTATCAGTGGATTTGCTGCTGCTTGTCTGCTGTCAATGAGTGGTGAAATTCCACTATGCAGCCAGGATCAAGAAGCCAATGATTCCCACAGGGTCTCACCAGAACAAGATTTATGCATAAAATGTGGAAAAGGTGGCCACCTGCTTCAATGTAGCAGCTGCTTGTTATCTGCTCATGACAGCTGTTTTGGTTCATCATTGACATTTGAAGACCCTAGACAGTTACATTGCCCAGTATGCATCTATGCTAAAGCCACTGAAGAAtacaaaaaaacaaagaaaacatatattgaagCTAGGAAGAGCCTAGCTGCTTTCCTTGGTGCAGAGCAATTGCTCAAGCAACATGAGCAGCAAACTAGACCGCTTCCAAGAGCCGTCTACAGCGAGGGCCAATTGAATGGACATAGTAACTCATCAGAAAAGCAAACTAGCGTCAGTGAAACCACAATTGATGACCTTGCTCATCAGGGTGAAGAGTCTAATCGGCAGCGGAAGAAACAGAAAATAGATGTTACAAGTGATGTTTGTAATGAGGTAGTCATTGAAAAGGCATCTTCTGTTGGGAATTCTGATGTGGCACCCATGAATGCTTCTGTACTCCAGAACAAAAGCAATCAACTTCAGGATGCTGAACAAGACCATGCGGAAAACACAGAGGCTCATGAGGGAAGTTCATCCCAGAACAGATGCAGTCCTGCTGCAAATCCAGAAATTGAGACTGACAAAGAGGATGGCCCCACACATTCTCATCACCAGTCTAAAGACACTGATGAAATAGAATTTACATCTTCAAGTGACTCTGGCAAGCCATTATCACCCCCTTGGCGTACTACTAAGCATCACAGAGCAAGACTACAAGAGAGGGAAGCAACAGTATCAAGTAATTCTACAAAAGCGTTTGGGCAGAAGGATCAACACGAGCCTTTACCATCAAGGAAACGGAAATATGCATACCCACCCAAGCGTTA TTCCAATGCAACTGGAAGGCGATCCAGGCTTTGTTGGACAGTCAAGGAAGAAGCAGCTCTAAGG GAAGCAATGAAAATATTCACCCCAAGGGACAACGAGCCTATTCCGTGGATTCAGATACTGGAACACGGCAGAGACGTATTTGACGAGACACGCCTCCCAAGTGATCTGAGGGTCAAGTGGAGGAACATGAAAAATAGAGGAGACGTGTGA